The window AACACTTGTACTTTTTTtccatttatcattttttccttttttatgcaAGTTATGATGATTAGTGAGACATACTAAAAGCTTTCCATATTACGCAAACATTAACGACTCTATTACATAATAATTCTCAGAATAAATGTGGAAAGAGACACTCATGGAGATATTAATagacacaaaaataaaatttgtattaaataataaaaatataacattaaatATGGTGAATTCTTTGTTTTTAgacaattttcttaaatatctatttttaagtttttgtcaccaaaataatctaataaaagaagaccaaaataacctctttaattttgaaatttttagtttttatttttttaaatttgaaacttCATCCTCAAAACCTAagtcatttttttaaatgaaagctaattttgtaaaagtaaactaaaaagacaaggaaattttcttgtttttttttcttaattattttattactatatagaaaacaaaatcaaaatatgttCAACTGAGAGAACACGACAAGTTTGATTAGTTAATGACATTCGAACCAGACCTTATCTTCGCAAACTCAAACCTCTCCTCCTTGCCGGCGACGCTTCTCTACTGATAAATCATCAGCATCATCTCAATTTTCTTTATCTTTGCCCTCTCCGTCAATGTCGATTCCCTTGCCCCTCACTTCTTACTCGCCAAtctcaacttcttcttcttctatttcCCGAACCTCTTTCGTCCCTCTCGCCCCTCGCCATCGTAATCTCTTCTCCGATCAGAATGTAACTAGGCGTGTGCTTATCAgctgctcttcttcttcttcctcgaacAATGGCTCAACTCCAGAACCCAAGAATAATGGAAGGTATCATTAACCTTCAGTTGTTAACCTTTATGCCCACATGGTGTTTGTGGAAATTCCTCAGTGATGACACTTTTGGCtatagggtttaggatttggcTAAAACGTATTgcaaacttctttttttttttgctgggtTGAAGTAAATCTTAACACTTTTGGCTTCTCTTGTTAATTTGTTTGTGCCATCATCTGTAATTTTCAGTGGGTTAAACGGCCAGTCATCGTTTCCTGGAATGCCTTCGTTCGATGGAGCATCTAACCCACCGCTTAAATGGAGAAGGGTTTTGCTTAAAGTCAGTGGTGAAGCTCTTGCTGGAGACGAGCAACAGAATATTGACCCAAAGGTTTTTGTGGTTGCAATAAACCTCCTTGTTTATGCTTTCTTTTCCAGAAGCCTGATCCAGTTTCTCACTGATTTAACTAGGTTACTATGTCCATTGCGAGAGAAGTTGCAGCTGTGACTCGGCTTGGCATTGAGGTTATTCtccaacattttttttattcttcttgtGATGGGTTTCTATAACCATGGATTTAGCGTTTCTTTGTGGTTAGGCATTAAGCTTTGAGCTCTTTCCTAGACAAATTGATTGACAAAATGCAAGTTTAGTACGTGAAGAAGTTACAAACTGTGTTGAAATAACTAATTACTTCACTTCAGATTTACAAGAGTTATGAGCTTAAGTCATAAGACAGAGAGATCTATGCTTTAAACATACGTTAAGGATGATGATGAGTCCCCTAAACTCTGTATTGATCTTCTTACGATTTTACAACAGGTTGCGATCGTTGTTGGAGGAGGAAACATCTTTCGTGGATCCACCTGGGCTGGCTGCAGTGGCCTTGATCGCTCCTCTGCTGATTATATCGGGTATCAAATCCACTCTTGACTTCTTGTGCCACACGAGTCTTCTCTATCAGAGTGTTCTTGTTCGTCTTACTATCTGTCTTTTTTTTGGTCTCATTGGTTCATCTATCATTTTGACAGGATGATGGCAACTGTGATGAATGCAATATTCCTTCAAGCGACAATGGAGAGCATCGGCATCCCAACACGTGTCCAAACCGCTTTCCGAATGTCGGAAGTTGCAGAGCCTTACATTAGAAGACGAGCAATTAGACATCTAGAGAAAGGCAGGGTTGTTATATTCGCAGCCGGGACAGGCAATCCATTCTTCACAACTGATACTGCAGCGGCTCTTCGTTGTGCTGAGagtaagtttaaaaaaaaaaaagatagctTCTGTGTTATAGTTTTCtccaattattttattaaacgcTTTTTTCCCACAGTTAACGCAGAAGTAGTACTAAAAGCAACGAACGTTGATGGAGTCTTTGACGATGATCCTAAAAGAAACCCAAACGCTCGCCTCCACGAATCACTAACGTACCAAGAAGTAACCTCAAAGGATCTCTCTGTGATGGATATGACTGCTATCACTTTATGCCAAGAAAACAACATCCCAGGTTTGCTTTTTTAAAACACTCTCTCTCAAAACTTACATATGATCATCTAAAATGCCAACAAGAATGTTTCTTTTGGTCACAGTTGTGGTTTTCAATCTGTCTGAGCCTGGAAACATTGCGAAAGCAATCAAAGGAGAAAGAGTTGGCACATTGATTGGAGGAACTTGGAACTCTATTGTTACTGCCACATGAAGAATCTTCTTCCTTAATATGGTAACTTAGGTCAGGAGAATCTTACaactcctatatatatatagcttgcAGAAACCTCTTTACTTCCTAGGAACGTTATCTGTCTGAAAAGTTTTGGAAGTTAAATGAgatgttatataatatatagtttacaTTACAAATACACAAAACTCATTTAAAACCCCTTTGGACTAATTTTTGGATAATGTCAAGttaataaaattacataaaatgtaaaaaaaaactaataatctATTCTCGATCCCAAATGTGACTGAAGAAATCAGCAAAAGTTGGTGACGCTGCCAAACTAGCATAACCAGGGCTCATTAATCCTGCCGGCGAAAATAATCCCGGCGGTAACGCCGGCGAGAACAACCCACCTAGGTGAAACATCGGAGAGAAAATTCCGGCAGGAACGGTCGGTAACATAGCCGGAGACGGCGAGAGTATTCCCGGCGCATAGCCACTTAACTCAGCTGCTTCTTCCATAGCCGTCGAGATTTCCACCGGTTCCTTTCCTCCTCTCGGGCTAGCATTCTCCGTCGCGGCCAGTCTCGCCGCCGGTGATACATCTCCGTCGTTTCTTGATTCGAGGAAGACCTCGGAGGAGATCCCGGTGAGACGCTGGACGACGTTCATGAAATCGGAGGTTGTGGTGTGCACGACTTTCGGCGAGACGGCGTAGATAACCACCGGCTCTCGAGGAGCGTACGGTTGAGCTTGGTCGCGGTGATGCTGAGGAGGTGGAGCAGGGTGCCTGGGAGGTTTCTTGATTTTGTGAGAGTCTTTGTTGACGCTTAGAGGTGAAGGACGAGGGCCACAGATCTGAAGCTGACGTTTTGGAGTCTGTTGATCGGAAGGATTACCGCCGGCGAAGTGCTCCCACGGATCCATTAAAAGCTTGGGGAGAGCTTCTCTCGTTCACTACTTTTTGTTGCAAGGATCCAACTTGTTTCTTCTCTGTGTTTGGTCTGAGAAATTGAATGGATGTTTTGACGACGAGTATATTGACCAAAACATCAACACACaaagttatttttgttttctgagACCGATTAGTTTGACTTTCAAAATGTTGACTTTTTGTTTCCATCGTCTGGACGTTTATAAGCACATGCTCAA of the Brassica rapa cultivar Chiifu-401-42 chromosome A03, CAAS_Brap_v3.01, whole genome shotgun sequence genome contains:
- the LOC103859763 gene encoding uridylate kinase, yielding MSIPLPLTSYSPISTSSSSISRTSFVPLAPRHRNLFSDQNVTRRVLISCSSSSSSNNGSTPEPKNNGSGLNGQSSFPGMPSFDGASNPPLKWRRVLLKVSGEALAGDEQQNIDPKVTMSIAREVAAVTRLGIEVAIVVGGGNIFRGSTWAGCSGLDRSSADYIGMMATVMNAIFLQATMESIGIPTRVQTAFRMSEVAEPYIRRRAIRHLEKGRVVIFAAGTGNPFFTTDTAAALRCAEINAEVVLKATNVDGVFDDDPKRNPNARLHESLTYQEVTSKDLSVMDMTAITLCQENNIPVVVFNLSEPGNIAKAIKGERVGTLIGGTWNSIVTAT
- the LOC103859762 gene encoding protein MKS1; protein product: MDPWEHFAGGNPSDQQTPKRQLQICGPRPSPLSVNKDSHKIKKPPRHPAPPPQHHRDQAQPYAPREPVVIYAVSPKVVHTTTSDFMNVVQRLTGISSEVFLESRNDGDVSPAARLAATENASPRGGKEPVEISTAMEEAAELSGYAPGILSPSPAMLPTVPAGIFSPMFHLGGLFSPALPPGLFSPAGLMSPGYASLAASPTFADFFSHIWDRE